The region GGTTTCCACCAGCATGCCGAAGCGGTTGCGCAGCAGGAAATAGCCGTGCGAGAAACGCGGGTTCGGCGCCGAATCGACAAAGCCCGATTGCGGATTGTCGTTCTCGGCAAACGAGATATAGAACGGCTTCGGATCCGAGCCCTGCTGCGCCAGGTCGGCCAGGACATTGTCGCGCAAGGCCGTGCCGGCCACGCGCAAGGCGGCGTCGCCCGCATGCACGGGTTCGACCTGGATCGAGATATCGGGTTCGAACTGGGCGCCATCGGTGACGTGCAGGTCGACGTAGGCCAGGGGATCCCAGGCGTTCACCAGCGCCAGCATGTGCTGCATCTCGGGCGTATCCGCCTTCATGTATTCGCGGTTCAGATTGTAGTTTTGCGCCGTGCTGCGCCAGCCCATTTCCACGGGGCCGCGCTGGTTCGGGCGGTTCCACCGGCCGAAGCGTTCATGGCCATCGACATTGAAGACGGGGACGAACAGCAGCACCTGCTTGTCGAGCGCGCCGGGCGCCGCCTTGCCGTCCAATACTTCGCGCAGCGCCAGGAAGCCGGCATCCTTGCCATCGATCTCGCCCGCATGGATGCCGCCCTGCACCAGCAGCACGGGCAGCTTGCGCCGCGCCGCCTCGGCCGGCGTCAAGGCGCCCGTATTGGAGACGGCCAGCGCCAGCATGGGGCGGTTTTCCGGCGTGCGGCCGAATTCAAAGCAGCGCACCTGCTTCGGGTAGCGTGCCTGGAACTGGCGGCACAAGGCTTCCACTTCCGCATAGCGGCCCGTGTGCAGGAATGCCGAGCGCTCGGCCACCGTCGTCAGGGCGGGAGCGGCGTGCGCGCTGGCGGAAAACACGGTCAACAAGACGGCGGACAACAGGGTGTGGCGTAGCATGGGCAAACTCCATCGAGAGAGGACAAGCGGGCAATTATAGGGTGGCGGTGACGAAAAAAACGCGCCGAAAATGAAAAAAACCGGAACAGCATGCGCCGTTCCGGTGTGTTTTTTTAATGCCCACCTGCGGCCGACATTGCGCCAGAAACCAGGTGATGGCGCGCTATCAGGAGCCGAAGTGGTAGTTGAATTCCACCCAGCCCTGGCGTCCCTGCGGGCTGAAACTGCCCACCGGGTAGTACGGCCAGCCGCCGCTGGTGTCGCGCTTGATCTTGTCGAAGACGTTGTTGACGATCAGCGACAAGGTGGCGCGGTCGTTGATGCGGTACACGGTGCTGATGTTGGCCAGCGCCGTCGGCGTCAGATAGCCCGTGCTGGCGGCGTTCGGGATCTTGCCGTAGCGGCTGACCAGCAAGGTGTTCGACCAGTCGCCCGCGCTCCAGTTCACGCTCAGGTTCAGCTTGTCGGGCCAATCCATGTTCGTCAGCGATTTCGTCTCGTCGATCTCTTCGTCGCCGACGAATTGCTGCGACTTCTTGCTCAGCACCTTGGCGTAGTTGGCCTTGAAGGCGAAACGGCCGTAGTCCGTCGTGCGCAGCAAATACTTCAGGCTCACGTCGATACCGCTGCTGCTCTGTTTTGCCGCATTGATCGGATTGACGGTGATGGTCTTGATTTCGCCGGCGCGGTTCAAGGCATTGGCGGCAAAGCGCTCGACGCGTCCCAGGGTATCGACACAGGTCGGCGAATTGATATCCGTCCTGCCCAGGCGGCAATCGGCTTCATCGCGCAAGATCTTGTCGGCGCTCAGGTTCGTCACCAGGTCATCGATCTTGATGTTCCAGTAATCGACGGAGACGTCGAAGTTCGAGCTTGGCGACCAGACGGCGCCGACGCCGAACGACTTGCCCTTTTCCGACTGCAGGTCCTTGCTGCCGTTCTGCACATAATCGGCGCCTGGCGACTTGTTGGCGTACTCGCAGCCTTCGATGGCCTGGCCGGCCGCGCCGCAGCGGTAGTAGTCGGTGGTGCTCGAGTAGTAACCGGTGCCGCGCGCCTTGTAGATGTAGTTCATGTCCGGCGCGCGGAAGCTGGTGGCGTAGTTGGCGCGGAACAGCAGCTCCGGCGCGGGACGCAGTTCCAGGCCACCGTTGTAGGTGAACTTGCCCTCGTGGCGGCCGGCAAAGCTGTAGCGGTCATAGCGGCCGGCCAGGGTGCCGGTCAGCTTTTCGTGCAGCGGCAGGTTCAGTTCCGCGCCCAGCGCATAGCGCGTGCGGGTGCCAGCCGTCACGTCCGATGGCGTGGCAACATTGAAGTAGCCTTGATTGATGCGCGCGTCGGGCGTATTGCTGAAGCCCTGCTTGCCCACCTCGGCGATAGTGGCGATCTTGGCGGCGCCGGCCGGCAGCTGGAACAGGTCGCCGTTGGTGGCCAGGCTCAGGGTATTCGTCCAGGCCTTGTCGTCGCTGTTGGCATAACCGGTGATGCTGTCAAATTCGGCCGCCGTCACGCGGCGCGACAGGCGGGCCGGATCGGGTGCGTAGATCGGCACGCCATTCGCGTCGGTACCCAGTTTCGGACCGAGGAAGAAGCTGTCGATGTTGGCCAGCGCGCGCGGCGTGTGGCTTTCGCTCTTGTACATCGAAGCGTTGTAGTTCGCTTCATACTGCCAGCTGCTGGTACCCGGCACGCGGCCCTTGGCGCCCAGCGAGATGGCCGTGGCCATGTCGTCCCACTTGCGGTTGTAGCGCGACACGCCGCCCATTTCCTCGGGCGATATATAGCGCGTCCACGCCTCGTAGGCATTGGTGTTCTGGTTGCGGAAGTAGCTGCTGCCGGTCGACGACGAAGTCCAGCTCGGTCCGCGCGTATTGTTCTCGGTCGAGTTCTTGCCGATCAGGAAATCGGCAAACAGCGTCGTTTCCGGCGACAGCTCGTAATTGGCGCTGCCGAAGACGTTCTGGCTCTGGTTCTTGGTTTGCGTGGTCCAGTAGGTCGGGCTCACCTTCGGGCTGGCGCAGTAGCTGCCGTTCTTGGCCTGGTACTTGATGGTGCTGCCGCCGAACAGGTCGCCAAACTGGCTGCAGGTATCGCCCAGGTCCACATACTTGCCGGAGGTACCCGCCTGCACCAGGCGGCGCGAAGCGATATTCGTCGGCGTGCCCGAGCGGGTGGCCATGAAGTCGCGGTCCAGGCTGGACAGCGAATCGCGCTGGCTCAGCTCCACGCTGAACAGCGTGTGCAACTTGTCGAAATTGCCGCCGCCCGTCAGCTGCACGCGCTGGTTGCCGCCGCCGCCGCGCGTGGTGCCACCGGCCTTGACGTTGATATCGAAGCCTTCCGTCTGCTTTTTCAGGATCACGTTGACCACGCCGGCAATCGCGTCCGATCCATAGATGGCCGAGGCGCCGCCATTGAGGATCTCGATGCGGTCGACGATGCTCGACGGGATATTCGCCAGGTTGGTGAAGTTGACCGTGCCTTCATAGGCGACGGGGAAGTCGGCCAGGCGGCGCCCGTTCAGCAGGATCAGCGTGTGGTTCGGACCGAGGCCGCGCAGGCTGATGGTATTGGCCGACGGCGTGAAGGTATTGCCGAAATCCTCGCCCTGGGTAAAGCCGCTGTTCTGCACCTGGTTGGTCAGCGCGTCGAAGACGTTCTTGTAACCCTGCTTGGTGATTTCATCGCCGGTCAGGATGGTGACGGAAGACGGGCCTTCCAGGCTGGCGCGGGGAATGCGCGAACCGGTGACCACGACGGCCTGCGGGGTGGCCGCCGGCTGCTTGTCCGCTGCGGGCGCTTGCGTTTGCGCGTGCGCCTGCCATGCGGTGCCGCCCAGGATGGCCAGTACGCCAAGGCTGAGCGGGGTTAACTTGAACTGTTTCGACATCGTTGCGCTTCTCAAGGTTGGAGAAAGCCGAAAGATAACAAGATGCCAGCGTTTACAGAACGAATGGATTCATCTTTCTATATATCATAATTGTTATATAGAAATATTTCTGAGCAGAAAACCGCCACCCATTTGGCGGGGCGGGAGGCAGAAGTCCCCGTCTTATCGTTGCATTACAGCAATTTCCTTGTAGGCGGGCCGCAGCACGCGCAGGGCCGTGTCCGCCGGGCTCTCCACCAGTCCCAGCAGCCTGGTCGCACCCGTGGCCGGATTGCAGCTGCCGCTGGCGCGGTAGCGCAGCGCCGCCGCCAGCATCGCTTCGCCCGTGTCGCCCAGCGCATGCTGGTAATCGTCCGCCACGCTGCAGGTGGGCGCCATGCCGTCGGCATAGTCGCCAAAGCCCTTGGCATTGACGCCCTGGAACTGCACGGCAAAATACGTGGTGCCGCAGTTCGGTTCGGGATAGAAGCCATACGGCTTGCCGCATGTGGCGCCGCCGATCAGATTGACCTCGACATCGACGCCGCGCAAGCCATTGATGATCGACTCGGTGGCCGAGCAGGTATTGCCCGTGGTGAGCAGGGTCACGCGCTTGAGAGCGAGGGCAGGCAGCGGCGTGCCCTTGGCGAGCGGATTCGGGCCGGGAAAGCCCTGGCTCTGCGCGTGAAACGGCAGCGGGGCTTCCGGCTTGCTCTTGTCGTTGAAGAGCACCTGCTCGAACGTCTTGCCGGCCGTCGCCTGCGGACCGGCGATCATGTAGGCCAGTTCGCTGGCGACATCGAGCAAGCCGCCGCCGTTATAGCGCACGTCGAGCACCAGGTCGCTGATGCCGGCCGCCTGGAAGGCCCGCATGGCGTCGACCAGCTGGCGCTCGGCCACATTGTTGTGCGTATTGAAGGTCAGGTAGCCGACCTTGCCCGTGGGCGTGTCGATGATGCGCTGGTTGAGCACGGCGCTGGTGGCGACCTCCAGCGCTTTCAGGCTCGCGCTCACGGTCGCGCCGTCGCGGCTGAAGGCCAGCGTGTGCGTGCCTTGCGCATCGGGAAACAGGCCAGCGTTGATGATATCCACGCTGGCCTGGCCGCCGGCATTGACGAAATCGACGCCATCGATGGCTTGCAGCACGTCGCCGCGCCGCAAGCCGGCCAGGTCGGCGGGCGAACCCGGCTCCACGATCGAGATCACGGCCTTGCGCGGCGGCGAGGCCTGCGTCATGGCCAGCAGCATGCCATAGCCAAACTCCACGCCATTGAGCGAGGCTTCCCATTGCGCCGTCGCGTAAGTGAAATGAAAGCGGTCCTTGGGCTTGCCGGATGCCGTCGTGGCGGTCGTTTTCAGCACATCGAAATACGCCGTGGCCGTGCCGAAGTTCTGCGGCAGATAGGTCGTCGGCACTTCGCGGTACCACAGATAGGTTTCATCGATCCAGCTGCGCACCCACGTCTGCTCGTCGAGCAGGGTGCCCGGCTTGTCCACGCTGCTGCCGCTGCGCGGCTTCTCGCAGCGGTTCGCCACCGTGGACGAGGCCACCAGCGCCGTCGGTCCGGTCGGCGTCACCGGTGGCGCGACAGGCGCGCTGCCCCCCCCACCGCCGCCACCGCAGGCACTCAAGACGCAGACGAGGGAAACGGCCAGGCAGGAGAGGCGCAGGGCAGGCATGGCATACTTTCCAGAAAGAAATTATCTGAAAATTATAATGCGTTTCCGGCGGCGGCGCTGTTTTCCCTGACACGAAAAAATGGCGCCCGCAGGCGCCATTTCGTCACAGCATGCCATTCACGCCATCAGGCGACGGTGGCCGCCACCGGTGCCGCCACGGCGATTGGCACCACGGGCGGGGCGTTGAAGGCGATCAGCAAGCTTGCCTCCTTCTCCTTGGCCGCCTTCAGGTGACGCTCCTTCACATGGCCATAGCCGCGGATGTCTTCCGGAATACTGGCGATGGCCACGGCTTGCGCCAGTTTGGCCGTCGTCAGCTTGGGCAGCAGGCCGCCCACCGTCGCGCGGTAGTCACGAATCAGCGCGCGTTCCATCTTGCGTTCGGCCGTGTAGCCGAAGATGTCGAACGCGCCGCCGCGCAAGCCCTTGAACTTGGCCAGCACGCCGAACGCCTTCATCATCCATGGGCCGAATTCCTTCTTCACCAGATGACCCTGGGCATCGGTCTTCGCCATGATCGGCGGCGCCAGGTGGAACTTGAGCTTGATGTCGCCTTCGAACATGGCGGCGATCTTCGCCTGGAAGGCGCCGTCCGTGTACAGACGCGCCACTTCGTACTCGTCCTTGTAGGCCATCAGCTTGTAGAAGTAGCGGGCCACGGCTTCCGTCAGGCGCAGGTGCGGGCCATTCAGGGCGCTTTCGGCGGCGCGCACCTGGCCGACGAAGTCCAGGTACTGCTGCGCATATGCGCGGTCCTGGTAAGCCGTCAGCAGGGCCACGCGCTTCTCGATCAAATCATCGAGCGTTTCGATGCGCTTGAATTCCACCACTTTCGCCGGCGTCGTCATGCGCACCAGGCTGGCCGTATCGTGGGCACCGGCGCGGCCCCAGTTGAAGGCGGCCTTGTTGAACGCCACCGAGACGTTGTTCAAGTCGATCGCCTTCATGATGGCCGCTTCGCTGAGTGGCACTTTGCCCTTTTGCCAGGCATAGCCGAGCATGAACATGTTCGTCGCGATGGAGTCGCCCATCAGCGCCGTGGCGATCTGGCCCGCGTCGATGAAGTCGACATGATCGCTGCCGCAAGCCTTTTCGATTTCCATGCGCGCCGAGGCGCCGGGGAATTGCCAGTCCGGGTTCTTCACGAAGGCGGCCGTCGACGAACTGGTCGAGTTGATCATGGCCCAGCTGCGTCCTTCTCCCATGCGCGACAGGGCGTCGCGGCTGGCCGTGACGATCAGGTCGCAGCCGATGACGAGATCGGCCGCACCGGTGCCGACGCGCGTCGAGTGGATGTCTTCCTGGCGGTCCGCCAGGCGCACGTGCGACATCACGGGGCCGCCCTTCTGCGCCAGGCCGCTCATGTCCAGCACGGAACAGCCCTTGCCTTCCACGTGGGCCGCCATGGCGAGGATCTGGCCGACGGTGACCACGCCCGTGCCGCCGATGCCGGTGACCAGGATGCCGAACGGTTCGGCCGTCGAAGGAATATCAGGCGTCGGCAAGGCCGGCACTGCCGGCGCGTCCTTGTCGGCGGCAGCCGCCTTCTTCGGCTTTTTCAGGCCGCCGCCTTCCACCGTCACGAAGCTCGGGCAGAAACCCGTCGTGCACGAGAAATCCTTGTTGCAGGACGACTGGTTGATCTGGCGCTTGCGCCCCAGTTCCGTTTCCAGCGGTTCCACCGACAGGCAGTTCGATTGCACGGAGCAGTCGCCGCAGCCTTCGCAGACGGCTTCGTTGATGACGGCGCGCTTGGCCGGGTCCGGGTATTCATTGCGTTTCCGGCGGCGGCGCTTTTCCGAGGCGCAGGTCTGGTCGTAGATCATGGCCGATACGCCAGGCATGTCGCGCAGTTCGCGCTGCACGTCCATCAGTTCCGAACGGTGGCGCACGGTGACGCCTTCCGCCCAGGCGTAATCGTCCGGGTACTTTTCCGGTTCGTCGGTGACGACGATGATCGGGCCGACGCCTTCGGCGGCGATCTGGCGCGAAATGATGGCCGGCGACAGCGGGCCGTCGAACTCCTGGCCGCCCGTCATGGCCACCGCATCGTTGAACAGGATCTTGTAGGTGATGTTCACCTTGGCCGAGACGGCCGCGCGGATGGCCAGGATGCCCGAGTGGAAATACGTGCCGTCACCGAGGTTGGTAAACACGTGCTTTTCATTCGTGAACGGCGCCTGCCCCACCCAGGTGACGCCTTCGGCGCCCATGTGGGTAAACGTCGAGGTCTCCCGGTCCATCCACAGCACCATGTAGTGGCAGCCGATGCCGGCCAGCGCGCGCGAGCCTTCGGGTACCTTGGTCGAGCTGTTGTGCGGACAGCCCGAGCAGAAGAACGGTGTGCGGTCCTTTTGCGGATCGGGTTTCACGCTGATCGCTTTCAGCACATTCTCTTTGGCTTCCAGGTAGGCGATGCGTTCCTTCACGCGCTGCTCGACGGGGTGGCCCGCGTAGTAGCGCGAAATGCGGCTGGCAATGGCGCGCGCGATCATCGCCGGGTTCAGCTCATACGTGGCCGGCAGCAGCCAGTCGCCGTGACCCGTGCCCTTCTGGTTGCTCCACTCGCCCGTGTCGTCGAACTTGCCGACCACGCGCGGACGCTCGCCATCCTTCAGGTTGTACAGCTCTTCCTTCAGCGCGTATTCGAGGATCTGGCGCTTTTCTTCCACCACGAGGATCTCGTCGAGGCCCTTGGCGAATTCGTGCACGCCGTCCGCTTCCAGCGGCCACGTCATGCCGATCTTGTACAGGCGGATGCCGATGTCGGACGCCGTCTGCTCGTCGATGCCCAGGTCGGCCAGCGCCTGGCGCGTATCGAGGTAGGATTTGCCGGCCGTGATGATGCCGATGCGCGCCTTCGGGCTGTCCCAGATGATTTTATTGAGCTTGTTGGCGCGCGCATACGCCAGCGCCGCATACCACTTGTAGCTGTTCATCCGCACTTCCTGCTCCAGCACCGTGTCGGGCCAGCGGATGTTCAGGCCACCGGCCGGCATCTCGAAGTCGGTCGGCAGGGTGATCTGCACGCGGTCCGGGTCGAAGTCGACGGCGGCGCCCGACTCGATGATGTCGGTCACGCATTTCATCGACACCCACAGGCCCGTGTAGCGGCTCATGGCCCAGGCGTGCAAGCCGTAGTCGATGTATTCCTGCACCGACGACGGATACAGCACGGGGATGCCGCAGGCGTTCAGGATATGGTCGGACTGGTGCGCCGTGGACGACGATTTCGCCGCATGGTCGTCGCCAGCCAGCACCAGCACGCCGCCATGCTTGGCGGAACCGGCGTTATTCGCGTGCTTGAACACGTCGCCGCAGCGGTCAACGCCGGGGCCCTTGCCGTACCACATGCCGAAGACGCCGTCGTATTTCGCGTCTTCGAACAGATTCGTTTGCTGCGTGCCCCAGACGGCCGTGGCGGCCAGGTCTTCGTTCAGGCCCGGGTGGAATTTGACGTGGTGCTCGTCGAGGTATTTTTTTGCCTTGATCGCCGTCATGTCGACGGACGTCACGGGCGAACCGCGGTAGCCGGTGATGTAGCCGGCCGTATTCAGGCCCGCTTTCAGGTCGCGCTCGCGCTGCAGCATGGGCAGGCGGATCAGCGCCTGCGTGCCCGTCATGAAGGCGCGGCCACGCTCGAGCGTGTATTTGTCGTTCAGGGAAATGTCGGCCGCGTGCGGGCCTGGCTCAAGACTCGAGCCCTTGACTGGTGCATTCATTACTTGTCTCCATTATTCTCGGTGCTACGCGTGCAAAGTCGGTTGAACTCACACGTACCGGCCGCGCTTTGTGAGCATGCCGGTGCGGAAAAATGACTTGTTTGTCGTAGACTACCACAGGAATGCGTGCAGTTCTTTGCTGCACTGCACTCCCAGGCTGCTGCTATTTTTACTACTATTTGTTACAAAGCAACATTACGCCGCGTTCGTATCTTTCAGCACGCCGCGCTTGATCTGGTCCAGCTCGATCGATTCGAACAGGGCGCGGAAATTGCCTTCGCCGAAGCCCTGGTCGCCCTTGCGCTGGATGATCTCGAAGAAGATCGGACCGATCACCGTCTGCGTGAAGATTTGCAGCAGCAGTTCGCGTTCCGTTTCCGTGCTGTGGCCATCGATCAGGATGCGCAGGCGGCGCAGTTCTTCCAGCTGCTCGCCATGGTTCGGCAGGCGGCGGTTGACCAGCTCATAGTAAGTTTCAATCGTATCCTGGAAATCGATACCCGTATCGCGCATGCCTTGCACGGACGCGTAGATATTGTCCGTGCCCAGCGCGATGTGCTGGATGCCTTCGCCATGGTACTCGTCCAGGTATTCGGCGATCTGCGACTTGTCGTCCGACGATTCATTGATCGGGATGCGGATCTTGCCGCACGGCGAAGTCATGGCTTTCGACTTCAGACCCGTCAGCTTGCCTTCGATGTCGAAATAGCGCACTTCGCGGAAGTTGAACAGGCTTTCATAGAACGTCGCCCATTCCTTCATGCGGCCACGGTGCACATTGTGCGTCAGGTGGTCGATATAGGTCAGGCCGTGGCCGACCGGGTTGGCGACGGCGCCCGGAATGGCGACGAAATCGACGTCATAGATGCTGATGTCGCCGATGCCGCCCGGGGCGGCCGCGTCCGGCTTGTCGGCGCCCTTGCCGCGCCAGCGGTCGACGAAGTACAGCAGCGAATCACCCACGCCCTTGATGGCGGGGATATTCAGCTCCATCGGGCCGGTTTTGTTATCGAAACCCCAGGCGCCCAGTTCCAGCGCGCGGCGGTAGACGAAGGCCGCGTCGTCGACGCGGATGGCGATGGCGCACACGGACGGGCCGTGATGGCGGGCAAAACGCTGCGCGAACGAATCTTGTTCGGCATTGATGATGAAATTGATGTCACCCTGGCGGTACAGGGTCACATCCTTGTGGCGGTGGCGCGCGATGGCCGTGAAGCCCATGTTCTCGAACAGCTTGCCCAATGCTTTTGGGTCTGGTGCTGCATACTCGACGAACTCGAAACCATCGGTACCCATCGGGTTGTCCCAAGGCTGAAATTGCATGATGTCTCCTCCAAGAAGTAGCGCACAGTATAGGCGCGGTCTGTGGGCATTAAATGCCAAAGATCTCCCGAACAATCATGATTTGCGCAATAATATTGCGTGAAACAAGAACCACCGGAGGAAGCATGAGCAAAATTACGCTGGATAAAACGGACCGCAAGATCCTCGCCGTCCTGCAGGCCGACGGCCGCCTGTCGAATCAGGACGTGGCCGAGCAGGTCAGCCTGTCGCCGTCGCCATGCTTGCGCCGCGTCAAACGGCTGGAAGAAGCGGGCGTGATCCGCCAGTACGTGGCCCTGCTGGACCCGGAAAAGATCGGCCTGGGCTTGCTGGCCTACGTCAACGTGCGCCTGGAAAAGCACAGCGACGCCACCGCGCACAGCACGGCGCGCGTGCTGGCGCCCAACCTGGTGACGAACACGTCGCCGCGCGCCGACTTCGCCGTGGCCGTGGCGCAATGGCCGGAAGTGGTGGCGTGCTATGCGATGACGGGGGAGATGGATTACCTGCTGCGCGTGCACGTGGAAGACATGGAGCATTTTTCCCGCTTCATGATGGCGACCCTGCTGCGCCACCCGGCCGTGCTGGACGTCAAATCGAGCTTCGCCTTGCAGCGCATCAAGGATACGACGGCCCTGCCGCTGCTGTAATTACTCGGCTGGCGGCGGCGGCGGGGGGAGCACCAGCTTCTTGCGCCCCGGCAAGCGCTCGAACAGCTTGTACGCGGCGCGCGCGTTGGCCTTGAACGTGTAGTCGAACATGGCGAACTGCTCCTGCACGGCTTCCTGCAGCATGCTCGATGGGTTCGGCGGCAATAGTTTCAAATAAGCATCTGCTTCGCCATAGTCGCGCTGGATTTCCATGCCCGCCTTCTTGGCGATATGCATCATCGTCTTGTTGGACGACAAACAATGCATGTACAGGGTGTCGACGTCGTTGTTGCGGCAGTGGATCGCCGCCCGCTCGAACAGTTTCGAACCCACACCCATGCCGCGCATGGATTTCGACACGGACACGCCAAACTCGGCCACCTGCTCCTTGTCCGTCACCACGCTTTTCGCCGGCGACTGGTCCTTCGGCGCGAACGCCAGATGCCCCACGCCCACCAGCTTGAACAGGCTGTTGTAGACGCCGTAAATCATGTCGCGCGAGAAATCCATCTTTTGCACGTACTGCGCCACGAGTTCGTCGGGCAAGGCGCTGCCGAATCGCAGCAGCCGGTCGCTGCGCTCGAGCGAGAGGAAATGCTTCATCATGCGGCGCCGGTCGCGCTCGTGCAGTTGCTTGACGAGCACGGTCGGCCGCGCGCCGCCGCTACGGCTGAGCCAGCGGCGAAACGGGTTTTGAAACAGCTTGGGTAAGGTCACGTCGACTCCTGGAAGCGGTGCTGCCGCACGTCACGTCGCTATTGTGCAGTGCAACATCATGCCGCCATTGTAGCGTATTCCCGCCATTCAAGCCTGTGCCAGAAAGGCCGCCACGGCCGCCACCCGCGCCGCATGGATGACTTCCGGGATGCGTTTCGGGTCCGTGCAGCCTTGCGCCAGCGCGCCCGCGTTGACGGCGCGCGCCGCGTCCAGCCCGCCTTGCAGCCGCGCCGCCGGCGCAAAATCGCCGGTGACCAGCCCATCGCAGGCAACGGCTTGCAGCAGCTGCGCGTAGCGCTGCGGCTTGCGCAAGCCGTCGCAGCGCTCGCACAGGCTGACGATGGCCTCGGCGCTCAAGTCCAGCGCGCCGTTGATATTGTCCAGTTCGCGGGCCGCCATGACGGCCAGTTCGCGGCATTCATTGGGCACGCGCAGGCGCTCGCTCAACTGCTCGATGGCATCCTTGCGCATATGCAGCATCAAGGCCGCAAAGCGCACGGGCAAGTCAACACCTTGCGCGGCAGCATGGTCGATCACCTGCAGCAAACGCGCACTGACGGTGATTTCTCCCATGATGCGCGCCAGGGCGCCGCATTCCTGCAACACGGTCAACATGCGCGAAGGATGGCTTTCCATCAAGCCTTTCGCCACTTCCTGCC is a window of Janthinobacterium sp. 1_2014MBL_MicDiv DNA encoding:
- a CDS encoding TonB-dependent receptor plug domain-containing protein, with amino-acid sequence MSKQFKLTPLSLGVLAILGGTAWQAHAQTQAPAADKQPAATPQAVVVTGSRIPRASLEGPSSVTILTGDEITKQGYKNVFDALTNQVQNSGFTQGEDFGNTFTPSANTISLRGLGPNHTLILLNGRRLADFPVAYEGTVNFTNLANIPSSIVDRIEILNGGASAIYGSDAIAGVVNVILKKQTEGFDINVKAGGTTRGGGGNQRVQLTGGGNFDKLHTLFSVELSQRDSLSSLDRDFMATRSGTPTNIASRRLVQAGTSGKYVDLGDTCSQFGDLFGGSTIKYQAKNGSYCASPKVSPTYWTTQTKNQSQNVFGSANYELSPETTLFADFLIGKNSTENNTRGPSWTSSSTGSSYFRNQNTNAYEAWTRYISPEEMGGVSRYNRKWDDMATAISLGAKGRVPGTSSWQYEANYNASMYKSESHTPRALANIDSFFLGPKLGTDANGVPIYAPDPARLSRRVTAAEFDSITGYANSDDKAWTNTLSLATNGDLFQLPAGAAKIATIAEVGKQGFSNTPDARINQGYFNVATPSDVTAGTRTRYALGAELNLPLHEKLTGTLAGRYDRYSFAGRHEGKFTYNGGLELRPAPELLFRANYATSFRAPDMNYIYKARGTGYYSSTTDYYRCGAAGQAIEGCEYANKSPGADYVQNGSKDLQSEKGKSFGVGAVWSPSSNFDVSVDYWNIKIDDLVTNLSADKILRDEADCRLGRTDINSPTCVDTLGRVERFAANALNRAGEIKTITVNPINAAKQSSSGIDVSLKYLLRTTDYGRFAFKANYAKVLSKKSQQFVGDEEIDETKSLTNMDWPDKLNLSVNWSAGDWSNTLLVSRYGKIPNAASTGYLTPTALANISTVYRINDRATLSLIVNNVFDKIKRDTSGGWPYYPVGSFSPQGRQGWVEFNYHFGS
- a CDS encoding S41 family peptidase, with amino-acid sequence MPALRLSCLAVSLVCVLSACGGGGGGGSAPVAPPVTPTGPTALVASSTVANRCEKPRSGSSVDKPGTLLDEQTWVRSWIDETYLWYREVPTTYLPQNFGTATAYFDVLKTTATTASGKPKDRFHFTYATAQWEASLNGVEFGYGMLLAMTQASPPRKAVISIVEPGSPADLAGLRRGDVLQAIDGVDFVNAGGQASVDIINAGLFPDAQGTHTLAFSRDGATVSASLKALEVATSAVLNQRIIDTPTGKVGYLTFNTHNNVAERQLVDAMRAFQAAGISDLVLDVRYNGGGLLDVASELAYMIAGPQATAGKTFEQVLFNDKSKPEAPLPFHAQSQGFPGPNPLAKGTPLPALALKRVTLLTTGNTCSATESIINGLRGVDVEVNLIGGATCGKPYGFYPEPNCGTTYFAVQFQGVNAKGFGDYADGMAPTCSVADDYQHALGDTGEAMLAAALRYRASGSCNPATGATRLLGLVESPADTALRVLRPAYKEIAVMQR
- a CDS encoding indolepyruvate ferredoxin oxidoreductase family protein gives rise to the protein MNAPVKGSSLEPGPHAADISLNDKYTLERGRAFMTGTQALIRLPMLQRERDLKAGLNTAGYITGYRGSPVTSVDMTAIKAKKYLDEHHVKFHPGLNEDLAATAVWGTQQTNLFEDAKYDGVFGMWYGKGPGVDRCGDVFKHANNAGSAKHGGVLVLAGDDHAAKSSSTAHQSDHILNACGIPVLYPSSVQEYIDYGLHAWAMSRYTGLWVSMKCVTDIIESGAAVDFDPDRVQITLPTDFEMPAGGLNIRWPDTVLEQEVRMNSYKWYAALAYARANKLNKIIWDSPKARIGIITAGKSYLDTRQALADLGIDEQTASDIGIRLYKIGMTWPLEADGVHEFAKGLDEILVVEEKRQILEYALKEELYNLKDGERPRVVGKFDDTGEWSNQKGTGHGDWLLPATYELNPAMIARAIASRISRYYAGHPVEQRVKERIAYLEAKENVLKAISVKPDPQKDRTPFFCSGCPHNSSTKVPEGSRALAGIGCHYMVLWMDRETSTFTHMGAEGVTWVGQAPFTNEKHVFTNLGDGTYFHSGILAIRAAVSAKVNITYKILFNDAVAMTGGQEFDGPLSPAIISRQIAAEGVGPIIVVTDEPEKYPDDYAWAEGVTVRHRSELMDVQRELRDMPGVSAMIYDQTCASEKRRRRKRNEYPDPAKRAVINEAVCEGCGDCSVQSNCLSVEPLETELGRKRQINQSSCNKDFSCTTGFCPSFVTVEGGGLKKPKKAAAADKDAPAVPALPTPDIPSTAEPFGILVTGIGGTGVVTVGQILAMAAHVEGKGCSVLDMSGLAQKGGPVMSHVRLADRQEDIHSTRVGTGAADLVIGCDLIVTASRDALSRMGEGRSWAMINSTSSSTAAFVKNPDWQFPGASARMEIEKACGSDHVDFIDAGQIATALMGDSIATNMFMLGYAWQKGKVPLSEAAIMKAIDLNNVSVAFNKAAFNWGRAGAHDTASLVRMTTPAKVVEFKRIETLDDLIEKRVALLTAYQDRAYAQQYLDFVGQVRAAESALNGPHLRLTEAVARYFYKLMAYKDEYEVARLYTDGAFQAKIAAMFEGDIKLKFHLAPPIMAKTDAQGHLVKKEFGPWMMKAFGVLAKFKGLRGGAFDIFGYTAERKMERALIRDYRATVGGLLPKLTTAKLAQAVAIASIPEDIRGYGHVKERHLKAAKEKEASLLIAFNAPPVVPIAVAAPVAATVA
- the hppD gene encoding 4-hydroxyphenylpyruvate dioxygenase, which encodes MQFQPWDNPMGTDGFEFVEYAAPDPKALGKLFENMGFTAIARHRHKDVTLYRQGDINFIINAEQDSFAQRFARHHGPSVCAIAIRVDDAAFVYRRALELGAWGFDNKTGPMELNIPAIKGVGDSLLYFVDRWRGKGADKPDAAAPGGIGDISIYDVDFVAIPGAVANPVGHGLTYIDHLTHNVHRGRMKEWATFYESLFNFREVRYFDIEGKLTGLKSKAMTSPCGKIRIPINESSDDKSQIAEYLDEYHGEGIQHIALGTDNIYASVQGMRDTGIDFQDTIETYYELVNRRLPNHGEQLEELRRLRILIDGHSTETERELLLQIFTQTVIGPIFFEIIQRKGDQGFGEGNFRALFESIELDQIKRGVLKDTNAA
- a CDS encoding Lrp/AsnC family transcriptional regulator, which produces MSKITLDKTDRKILAVLQADGRLSNQDVAEQVSLSPSPCLRRVKRLEEAGVIRQYVALLDPEKIGLGLLAYVNVRLEKHSDATAHSTARVLAPNLVTNTSPRADFAVAVAQWPEVVACYAMTGEMDYLLRVHVEDMEHFSRFMMATLLRHPAVLDVKSSFALQRIKDTTALPLL